In one Rhizobium leguminosarum genomic region, the following are encoded:
- a CDS encoding glycoside hydrolase family 28 protein translates to MSAVSLVPIEAIDGDNTARLQAAIDALSASGGGRLELLAGIHICRGLLLRSGIDLHLAAGAILRPVPDYSAYAHTTVSVIAEKSDRGMIVAKNARRISLTGEGRIEAGCESFIIGDDETVGTFIPAEFRPRVIIFEGCDEVEISSVHISRSPMWTLHFVDCTNVAVRNVTVENDRRLPNTDGIVLDACRGAVIEDCKISTADDGVCLKTSIGPDGIAIGRCENILVRRCAVQSLSCALKIGTETHGDVTNVVFEDCSVSSSNRGLGIFSRDSGRISNVRFSRIAVECRETPDGFWGSGEALTVNVVDRVTERPAGAIENLIVEDVTGQMQGAITVIAAAPAGIRNVSLRRIDIDQQPGQLGTAQSYDLRPTSADLAPKADGGGRANAWTRGSDGRVIGLENYPKGMPAVYVAGVAGILMNEVRITRPTPLPQGWNRIDVVFETAAPDGSGAWQN, encoded by the coding sequence ATGAGCGCTGTATCCCTTGTCCCGATTGAGGCGATCGACGGCGACAACACGGCCCGCCTTCAGGCGGCGATCGACGCTCTATCGGCTTCCGGCGGCGGACGGCTGGAACTGCTCGCGGGCATCCACATCTGCCGGGGGCTGCTGCTTAGATCCGGCATCGACCTGCATCTGGCCGCCGGCGCGATCCTGCGCCCCGTTCCGGATTATAGTGCCTACGCGCATACGACTGTTTCGGTGATCGCCGAAAAGTCGGACCGCGGCATGATCGTCGCAAAGAATGCGCGGCGGATAAGCCTGACGGGGGAAGGGCGCATCGAAGCGGGCTGCGAGAGCTTCATCATCGGAGACGACGAGACGGTCGGAACCTTCATCCCGGCCGAATTCCGTCCCCGCGTCATCATCTTCGAAGGCTGCGACGAGGTCGAGATCAGTTCTGTCCATATCAGCCGCTCACCGATGTGGACATTGCACTTCGTCGACTGCACGAATGTCGCAGTCCGGAACGTCACCGTCGAAAACGACCGCCGTCTTCCCAATACGGACGGCATCGTGCTCGATGCCTGCCGCGGCGCCGTCATCGAAGACTGCAAAATATCGACGGCCGACGACGGCGTATGCCTGAAGACCAGCATCGGCCCTGATGGTATCGCCATCGGCCGATGCGAGAACATTCTCGTCCGCCGATGCGCCGTTCAGAGCCTCAGCTGCGCGCTGAAGATCGGCACGGAAACGCATGGCGACGTCACCAATGTCGTCTTCGAGGATTGCAGCGTCTCATCCTCCAACCGGGGACTCGGCATCTTCTCCCGCGACAGCGGCCGGATATCGAACGTCCGGTTTTCGCGGATCGCGGTAGAGTGCCGCGAGACGCCCGATGGGTTCTGGGGATCCGGTGAGGCGCTGACCGTCAATGTTGTCGACCGTGTCACCGAGCGCCCTGCGGGCGCCATCGAGAACCTCATCGTCGAGGACGTGACCGGGCAGATGCAAGGGGCGATCACCGTCATTGCGGCCGCGCCGGCCGGCATCCGCAACGTATCGCTGAGACGCATCGACATAGACCAGCAGCCAGGGCAACTCGGCACCGCTCAATCCTACGACCTGCGCCCGACGAGTGCCGATCTTGCCCCGAAGGCCGATGGCGGCGGCCGCGCAAATGCCTGGACCCGCGGTTCGGACGGGCGGGTGATCGGTCTTGAGAACTATCCAAAAGGAATGCCGGCCGTCTACGTGGCGGGGGTTGCCGGGATATTGATGAACGAGGTGCGGATCACCAGGCCGACACCGCTGCCGCAAGGCTGGAACAGAATAGACGTCGTCTTCGAAACGGCGGCACCCGATGGGAGTGGGGCATGGCAGAACTGA
- a CDS encoding ABC transporter ATP-binding protein, which translates to MAELKLSNVNKSYGSVKVLHDVELDIKDGEFVVFVGPSGCGKSTLLRVIAGLEDVTSGGISIGARDVSALSPAERKIAMVFQSYALYPHMSVRKNLAFGLENLKFKRAEIEARIAEAARMLAIEPYLDRRPKQLSGGQRQRVAIGRAIVREPDIFLFDEPLSNLDAALRVQTRAEITKLHREIKTTMIYVTHDQVEAMTMADKIVVLRAGRVEQVGAPLELFDHPRNLFVAGFLGSPRMNIIKGKVSAIAESGVAIDVVGGGRIVSDVDPKGITVGQDVLAGIRPAHFSRSSEQGLPFVVQYHEGLGTETYVYGNLAGQEEQIIIHEAGHFAPAPGDCIMIDAIPERVHLFDPESGLAYFRRPGQGRR; encoded by the coding sequence ATGGCAGAACTGAAACTTTCCAACGTCAACAAGTCCTATGGCTCGGTCAAAGTCCTGCACGACGTCGAACTCGATATCAAGGACGGCGAATTCGTCGTCTTCGTCGGTCCGTCCGGATGCGGCAAGTCGACCCTGCTGCGCGTTATCGCTGGCCTTGAAGATGTCACGTCCGGCGGAATTTCGATCGGGGCGAGGGACGTCAGCGCGCTTTCGCCGGCCGAGCGCAAGATCGCCATGGTCTTCCAGTCTTACGCGCTCTATCCGCATATGAGCGTTCGCAAGAACCTCGCTTTCGGCCTCGAGAACCTGAAGTTCAAGCGCGCCGAGATCGAGGCGCGCATTGCCGAAGCCGCCAGGATGCTGGCGATCGAACCCTATCTCGACCGGCGTCCGAAGCAGCTTTCCGGCGGCCAGCGCCAGCGCGTGGCGATCGGCCGGGCGATCGTGCGCGAACCGGATATTTTCCTCTTCGATGAGCCGCTTTCCAATCTCGACGCGGCGCTGCGAGTCCAGACCCGGGCCGAGATCACCAAGCTGCATCGCGAGATCAAGACGACGATGATCTACGTCACGCACGACCAGGTCGAGGCGATGACGATGGCCGACAAGATCGTCGTGCTGCGTGCCGGGCGGGTCGAGCAGGTCGGCGCGCCGCTCGAACTCTTCGACCACCCGCGCAATCTCTTCGTCGCCGGCTTCCTTGGCTCGCCGCGCATGAACATCATAAAGGGTAAGGTCTCGGCTATCGCTGAAAGCGGTGTGGCCATAGATGTCGTCGGCGGCGGCAGGATCGTCAGCGATGTCGATCCCAAGGGCATCACTGTCGGGCAGGACGTGCTTGCCGGCATAAGGCCGGCGCATTTCTCCCGCTCCAGTGAACAAGGCCTACCGTTCGTCGTCCAGTATCATGAGGGTCTCGGCACCGAGACCTATGTCTACGGCAATCTCGCGGGGCAGGAGGAGCAGATCATCATTCACGAGGCCGGCCACTTCGCGCCGGCGCCGGGTGACTGCATCATGATTGATGCCATTCCGGAACGGGTCCATCTGTTCGATCCCGAAAGCGGCCTGGCTTATTTCAGGCGGCCCGGACAGGGGAGGCGCTGA
- a CDS encoding carbohydrate ABC transporter permease produces the protein MAALKAGALLAQAGEAAMRVVEAPMNAVERIFGRKRMPWLFLAPNLVLFAIFTFLPIAIAVGYAFTGGTNLFVSERPFVGLDNFRTLLSCGNYLQPGTCQESLFWTAVWNTLWFVAFNVVATLLVALITALILNRAIFARGFFRAMFFYPVLLSPVVIGLIWKWFLDRNGLLNAFFQMIGVPPEIFLLDVGWSRFFVVVVSVWFHMGFYTLILLAGLQAIPKELYEAASIDAASPRRTLFRITLPLLAPNLLVVFILLMIKSVQIFDEAWVLTNGGGPGTANSFIVQYIYQMAFSSDLRLFGMASAASVLMGLVLLVLTLIQLRLGKRMES, from the coding sequence ATGGCGGCGCTCAAGGCAGGTGCATTGCTGGCCCAGGCAGGCGAAGCGGCGATGAGAGTAGTCGAGGCTCCGATGAATGCGGTCGAACGCATCTTCGGCCGCAAACGAATGCCGTGGCTGTTCCTGGCGCCCAACCTCGTCCTGTTCGCGATCTTCACGTTCCTTCCGATCGCAATCGCGGTGGGTTATGCCTTCACCGGCGGCACCAATCTTTTCGTGTCGGAGCGGCCCTTCGTCGGCCTGGACAATTTCCGCACGCTGCTTTCCTGCGGCAACTATCTGCAGCCGGGCACCTGCCAGGAATCGCTGTTCTGGACGGCGGTGTGGAATACGCTGTGGTTCGTGGCGTTCAACGTCGTCGCCACATTGCTGGTGGCGCTGATCACGGCGCTGATCCTCAACCGGGCAATCTTCGCGCGCGGCTTCTTCCGGGCGATGTTCTTCTATCCGGTCTTGCTGTCGCCCGTCGTCATCGGCCTGATCTGGAAATGGTTCCTCGATCGCAACGGGCTGCTGAACGCCTTCTTTCAGATGATTGGCGTTCCCCCGGAAATCTTCCTGCTGGATGTCGGCTGGTCGCGCTTCTTTGTCGTCGTCGTGTCGGTCTGGTTCCATATGGGTTTTTATACGCTCATTCTGCTCGCCGGTCTCCAGGCGATCCCGAAGGAACTCTACGAAGCAGCCTCCATTGACGCCGCTTCGCCGCGCCGAACGCTTTTCAGGATCACGCTTCCACTGTTGGCCCCGAACCTGCTCGTCGTCTTCATCCTCCTGATGATCAAATCCGTGCAGATCTTCGATGAGGCCTGGGTTCTGACCAATGGCGGCGGTCCCGGCACGGCCAACAGCTTCATCGTCCAATATATCTACCAGATGGCGTTCAGCAGCGACCTTCGTCTGTTCGGAATGGCGTCGGCCGCATCGGTTCTCATGGGACTGGTGCTTCTGGTTCTCACCCTCATCCAGCTGCGCCTCGGCAAGCGAATGGAGTCCTGA
- a CDS encoding carbohydrate ABC transporter permease — MNPISFMTRTRRAGRIDITDILSWVWLIGGTLAVLVPVVWAGLSSLKPAAEITRFPPTLLPRAAVERTVPSFDKPLSLWQVTVDGQQREMAMVRRIGLKAQMVDPANPGPPVSVDVKGMTPVQHLTVATENYTDPLTRFNFLTFLKNSVFVTMVATLLTLIVNAMAAFALSKYKFRGDTTVFVIIISTLMIPLAVVMVPAYLVIVGVGLADNLWGVILPTVASPTAVFLLRQYMLTIPDELIEAARVDAASEFCIFWRIILPLTAPALAVLAIFSVLWRWNDFLWPLIVLNSRENFTLQIGLNAFQGEFSVQWHYILAMTFLSLLPVTVFFLFLQKYITTGIAGTGMK, encoded by the coding sequence ATGAATCCGATCAGCTTCATGACGCGTACGCGCCGGGCCGGACGCATCGACATCACCGATATTCTGTCATGGGTCTGGTTGATCGGCGGAACGCTGGCGGTGCTCGTTCCCGTCGTCTGGGCCGGTCTCTCCTCGCTGAAGCCGGCAGCTGAGATCACCCGCTTTCCGCCGACGCTGCTTCCGCGAGCCGCAGTGGAGCGGACCGTGCCTAGCTTCGACAAGCCACTCAGCCTCTGGCAGGTCACCGTTGACGGCCAGCAGCGCGAAATGGCCATGGTGCGGCGCATCGGCCTCAAGGCCCAGATGGTCGATCCCGCAAATCCGGGGCCACCGGTCAGCGTCGACGTGAAAGGGATGACGCCGGTGCAGCACTTGACCGTCGCCACTGAGAACTACACCGATCCGCTGACGCGCTTCAACTTCCTGACATTCCTCAAGAATTCAGTGTTCGTCACCATGGTTGCGACGCTGCTGACGCTGATTGTCAACGCCATGGCGGCCTTCGCGCTGTCGAAATACAAATTTCGCGGCGACACGACGGTCTTCGTCATCATCATCTCAACCCTGATGATCCCGCTCGCCGTCGTCATGGTCCCGGCCTATCTCGTCATCGTCGGGGTCGGGCTTGCCGACAACCTCTGGGGTGTAATCCTTCCGACCGTCGCCTCTCCGACGGCGGTCTTCCTGCTGCGGCAATATATGCTGACCATACCCGATGAACTGATCGAGGCAGCGCGCGTCGACGCGGCGAGCGAATTCTGCATCTTCTGGCGCATCATCCTGCCTCTAACGGCGCCTGCTCTCGCAGTGCTGGCGATCTTTTCGGTGCTCTGGCGTTGGAACGATTTCCTCTGGCCGCTCATCGTTCTCAACAGCCGCGAGAATTTCACGCTGCAGATCGGCCTTAACGCGTTCCAGGGAGAGTTCTCGGTGCAGTGGCACTATATCCTGGCGATGACCTTCCTCAGCCTGCTGCCTGTCACCGTTTTCTTCCTGTTCCTGCAGAAGTACATCACCACCGGTATCGCCGGAACCGGCATGAAGTAA
- a CDS encoding ROK family transcriptional regulator has protein sequence MKYDPLEHVAAHFLRDAQPARVASRNERDLLRLIWKSPGIERSDLTEPLDLTQQSLHRIVARLHERGMIVFSHSEGRRAGPPSPELTLRKDWCLTLGISVNVGSIGLCLMGFGEPLENLEIQQAGTSLSAELERVEAAVEDILTRRGAKRCDILGVGLAVAGHRMLETAFNCPLPLAHWSLIDLAPLLGKRLGLPVWVDNVARTAALAEAIFGVGRDAADFAYIAHLHGYGGGLVSGGMPFRGSFGNAGEFSVLFARQDYDDRPALGQLLEHLRANGRSNLTLKDLKNENLADWDGVHKWVDRVTPAHNRAINAICAIFDPALIVLGGELPHSLARMLIERTEFNNLPRHGVLRDVPTLAVAQIIDAPGAIGAALIPLFETVL, from the coding sequence ATGAAGTATGATCCGCTAGAACATGTTGCCGCGCATTTTTTGCGAGATGCACAACCGGCCAGAGTGGCGTCCCGCAACGAACGGGACCTCTTGCGGCTAATCTGGAAATCCCCCGGGATTGAGCGCTCCGACCTGACCGAGCCGCTCGATCTCACCCAGCAATCCCTGCACAGGATCGTCGCGCGGCTTCATGAGCGAGGAATGATCGTCTTTTCGCATTCTGAAGGCCGTCGGGCGGGTCCTCCCAGCCCGGAACTGACCCTTCGAAAGGACTGGTGTCTGACACTCGGAATCTCCGTCAACGTCGGCTCGATCGGTCTTTGCCTCATGGGATTCGGGGAACCATTGGAAAACCTGGAAATCCAGCAGGCGGGCACTTCGCTGTCGGCTGAGCTGGAACGGGTCGAAGCGGCGGTCGAAGACATTCTTACTCGCCGGGGCGCCAAACGCTGCGACATTCTCGGCGTCGGTCTGGCGGTCGCCGGGCATCGCATGCTGGAAACGGCCTTCAATTGTCCTCTCCCGCTCGCTCATTGGTCATTGATCGACCTGGCGCCTTTGCTCGGGAAGCGTCTTGGCTTGCCGGTCTGGGTAGACAATGTCGCCAGGACCGCAGCTTTGGCGGAAGCGATCTTCGGCGTTGGCCGTGATGCCGCGGATTTCGCTTATATCGCCCATCTTCATGGCTATGGCGGCGGCCTGGTTTCCGGGGGCATGCCGTTTCGCGGCAGTTTCGGCAACGCCGGTGAATTCTCCGTTCTCTTCGCGCGTCAGGATTACGACGACCGCCCTGCACTCGGCCAATTGCTCGAACATCTTCGCGCCAATGGGCGCTCGAACTTGACACTCAAGGATTTGAAGAACGAAAACCTGGCGGATTGGGATGGCGTGCACAAATGGGTCGACCGTGTCACGCCGGCCCACAATCGCGCCATCAATGCGATCTGCGCGATATTCGACCCGGCACTCATCGTCCTTGGCGGCGAGCTTCCGCATTCGCTTGCGAGAATGCTTATCGAACGGACCGAATTCAACAATTTGCCTCGGCACGGCGTATTGCGCGACGTTCCAACGCTTGCGGTGGCGCAGATCATCGATGCCCCAGGCGCAATCGGCGCGGCCTTGATCCCGCTATTCGAAACGGTTTTGTGA
- a CDS encoding AraC family transcriptional regulator translates to MISSRYDNTARAPERESYGFAPTHQGRDFESMVQTLSAGYGVFAAQPLGNDRNFAWAADLRRGDGFTVLHSAFRSSWTVRTLSETPQHLAFYLPHTGSFRVSIGKKSVESGAGHLLMANNHEAGDRFVQGPHTSDVLFLDWKVVKRMLLSLMETPLSESLDLEPVLDLATQSGQLIGNLVQTIVQGMRNGGPLLSSPLAMATMSETLAHLVIRFGHHRLSGHLEKKKVSLVAPWHVRRAIDYMHANIAEPLTMTVVANDVGVSLRALQTGFKAFRGTSPAGYLRTIRLQAAREQLRDPTNQRSVREICAIWGFGHAGRFSIIYRSTFGESPRDTRMRAERLR, encoded by the coding sequence ATGATTTCCTCGCGATACGACAATACGGCGCGCGCTCCCGAGCGCGAGAGTTATGGGTTCGCACCGACGCATCAAGGCCGCGACTTCGAGTCGATGGTTCAAACACTGTCGGCCGGTTATGGGGTTTTCGCTGCGCAGCCGCTAGGCAACGATCGAAACTTCGCATGGGCGGCAGACTTGAGAAGAGGTGATGGGTTCACGGTCCTTCACTCCGCCTTTCGGAGTTCTTGGACAGTTCGAACGCTCAGTGAGACGCCGCAACATCTTGCCTTCTACCTTCCGCATACCGGATCCTTTCGAGTGTCCATTGGAAAAAAGTCGGTTGAAAGTGGAGCGGGTCATCTTCTCATGGCCAATAACCATGAGGCCGGTGATCGTTTCGTCCAAGGTCCGCACACTTCGGATGTCCTCTTCCTCGACTGGAAAGTCGTGAAGCGAATGCTCCTTTCACTAATGGAAACGCCGCTCTCCGAGTCGCTCGACCTTGAGCCCGTTCTGGATCTTGCGACACAGTCGGGCCAGCTCATCGGCAATCTGGTTCAGACAATTGTCCAGGGCATGCGCAACGGCGGTCCGCTTCTGTCTTCACCTCTCGCCATGGCGACGATGAGCGAAACCCTCGCTCACCTTGTGATCCGATTTGGCCACCACCGTCTTTCCGGCCATCTGGAAAAAAAGAAGGTATCGCTGGTTGCACCTTGGCATGTCCGGCGTGCCATCGACTATATGCATGCGAATATCGCCGAGCCTCTCACGATGACGGTGGTTGCAAATGATGTCGGAGTGTCGCTTCGCGCGCTGCAGACGGGATTCAAAGCATTCAGGGGAACTTCGCCGGCTGGGTACCTGCGCACCATCCGGCTGCAGGCAGCCCGCGAGCAACTACGGGATCCAACGAACCAACGGTCCGTCCGCGAGATATGCGCGATATGGGGTTTTGGCCACGCAGGCAGATTCTCCATCATCTACCGCAGCACCTTTGGTGAAAGCCCGCGGGATACGCGCATGCGGGCGGAGCGCTTGCGTTAA
- a CDS encoding LacI family DNA-binding transcriptional regulator — MERKVNLKDVARDADVSLSTASHALNGTAPLTVEVRERVLDSAKRLGYLDRRRKKATIAALRVLLLAIPGDAAPESDLNLVSWTILNGLRKECERRGIRIVPFVSTGRHIDGAQVRQIALSERADGIVVLNDDQPELIRSLASPDMPVVIVNGEDPAMLVDTVTPENRFGARLGIAHLLALGHRRILHLTWKGRTTIQRRYDGFSDAYFAAQLPVPDDMILEAEGYEPRHGESAINALLDRDPTLKGATAVFCAADNLALGCLKALADRDIGVPEAISVLGFDDIVPGEFSRPPLSTISVPTDKLGAAALALIEQRLIANDPQRPAHRLELGCHLVLRGSVAPPR, encoded by the coding sequence GTGGAACGCAAAGTCAATCTCAAGGATGTCGCGCGCGACGCGGACGTTTCGCTGAGCACGGCCTCGCACGCGCTGAACGGAACCGCGCCGCTGACGGTCGAAGTGCGCGAACGGGTTCTGGATTCGGCCAAACGCCTGGGTTATCTCGATCGCCGGCGAAAGAAGGCGACGATTGCGGCGCTGCGTGTCCTGCTTCTTGCCATTCCGGGCGATGCCGCGCCGGAGAGCGACCTCAACCTGGTGAGCTGGACGATCCTCAACGGTCTCAGGAAGGAGTGCGAGCGTCGCGGCATCCGGATCGTGCCTTTCGTCAGCACCGGCCGGCATATCGACGGCGCTCAGGTCAGGCAGATCGCGCTTTCGGAGCGTGCCGACGGCATCGTGGTCCTCAACGATGATCAACCGGAACTCATCCGCAGCCTCGCCTCCCCTGATATGCCGGTCGTCATCGTCAACGGCGAGGATCCCGCCATGCTGGTCGATACGGTGACACCCGAAAACCGCTTCGGAGCACGGCTCGGCATCGCGCACCTGCTGGCGCTCGGGCATCGCCGCATCCTGCATTTGACCTGGAAGGGCCGCACGACGATCCAGCGGAGATATGACGGCTTTTCCGATGCCTATTTCGCCGCCCAGCTTCCGGTGCCGGACGATATGATTCTGGAGGCCGAGGGATATGAACCGAGGCACGGCGAGTCTGCCATCAATGCGCTGCTCGACCGCGATCCTACGCTGAAGGGGGCGACCGCCGTCTTCTGCGCTGCCGACAATCTGGCGCTCGGCTGCCTGAAGGCCTTGGCCGATCGCGACATAGGCGTGCCGGAAGCGATCTCCGTGCTGGGCTTCGACGATATCGTCCCCGGCGAATTCAGCCGTCCGCCGCTTTCAACGATCAGCGTTCCCACCGACAAGCTCGGCGCCGCAGCGCTCGCGCTCATCGAACAGCGGCTGATCGCCAACGACCCGCAGCGGCCGGCCCACCGCCTGGAACTCGGATGCCATCTCGTCCTGCGCGGCAGCGTCGCGCCGCCGCGCTAA
- a CDS encoding TetR/AcrR family transcriptional regulator gives MAAQKKLTRAEQKALRPIQILDAAFEEFVRSGFAGTRVEDIADRVGVTKGTVYVYFETKEKLFEAMINHFSVPFQELVVIADRLSGSATDRLTSILGLFYEQIPEDRATRELTRLVISEGQRFPDLIDRHHDQFIAPIIAKIDALILEGVASGEFRQVPVEFSDIVVAPILTTTVLRLIFDDRRVPTPNKEAFLRTYFDLLFNGLLAKPH, from the coding sequence ATGGCAGCTCAGAAGAAACTCACACGCGCGGAACAGAAAGCGCTGCGACCCATCCAGATCTTGGATGCGGCTTTCGAGGAGTTCGTCAGAAGCGGTTTTGCCGGAACGCGGGTCGAAGACATCGCCGACAGGGTTGGCGTCACCAAGGGTACGGTCTACGTCTATTTCGAAACCAAGGAAAAGCTGTTCGAAGCGATGATCAACCACTTCTCCGTGCCGTTTCAGGAACTGGTCGTGATCGCCGATCGGCTCAGCGGCAGCGCTACCGACAGACTGACTTCGATTCTGGGCCTCTTCTACGAGCAAATTCCCGAGGACCGCGCGACGCGCGAGTTAACGCGACTCGTCATTTCGGAGGGACAGCGCTTCCCCGACCTGATCGATCGCCACCACGATCAGTTCATTGCGCCGATCATAGCCAAGATCGACGCTCTCATTCTGGAGGGCGTGGCCTCGGGGGAGTTTCGTCAGGTTCCGGTGGAATTTTCCGACATCGTGGTCGCGCCCATCCTGACGACGACGGTTCTGCGGCTGATATTCGACGACCGCCGCGTGCCCACCCCCAACAAGGAGGCCTTCCTGCGGACCTATTTCGACCTGCTGTTCAACGGCTTGCTCGCCAAGCCTCACTGA
- a CDS encoding efflux RND transporter periplasmic adaptor subunit yields the protein MRTILVATAIVCAIGLGSCSDDSRPAEPTQRQVGVVVAKPEPLVEGGAITGEVRARVQTDLSFRVSGKIVERLVEIGQSVKAGQLLARIDPEEQKADLDVAAANLQSAQAQQTQAQLAFDRQQSLFRTQVTTRAALDQAQEALLTAQASAKSAQALFETAQDTLSYTELKADVDGVITARNAEVGQVAQAAQVVFTLAHDGDRDAVFEVVESAFLRPIEGDGTVALLSDPTQKITAKVREISPTIDSSTGTIKVKVAISSDAPIPLGAPVVGRFNYVSQDVIQLPWSAMTAKNGKPAVWIADPASSAVSVRAVDVTGYETGSFIVKSGVSSGEVVVTEGTKFLRPGEIVSYVKEASK from the coding sequence ATGAGAACCATTCTGGTCGCCACAGCGATCGTATGCGCCATCGGTCTCGGATCATGCAGTGATGACAGCCGACCGGCCGAGCCAACCCAGCGGCAGGTCGGTGTTGTCGTCGCCAAGCCTGAGCCCCTGGTCGAAGGCGGTGCGATCACGGGAGAAGTCCGCGCCCGCGTTCAGACCGATCTGTCCTTCCGCGTCAGCGGCAAGATCGTCGAACGGCTGGTGGAAATCGGGCAGTCCGTGAAGGCGGGGCAGCTTTTGGCCCGCATCGATCCGGAAGAGCAGAAGGCCGATCTGGACGTGGCGGCGGCCAATCTTCAGTCGGCGCAAGCGCAGCAGACCCAGGCGCAGCTGGCATTTGACCGCCAGCAGAGCCTGTTTCGAACGCAGGTGACGACCCGCGCTGCGCTCGACCAAGCGCAGGAGGCGCTTCTGACCGCCCAGGCATCGGCCAAGTCGGCACAGGCGCTTTTCGAAACCGCCCAGGACACCCTGTCCTACACGGAGCTGAAGGCGGACGTCGACGGGGTGATCACCGCCCGCAATGCCGAGGTCGGGCAGGTGGCGCAGGCCGCCCAGGTCGTCTTCACCCTTGCCCATGACGGCGACCGGGACGCCGTCTTCGAGGTGGTCGAAAGCGCCTTCCTGCGCCCGATCGAAGGCGACGGGACCGTGGCCCTCCTGTCGGACCCGACGCAAAAGATCACGGCGAAGGTTCGCGAGATTTCGCCGACGATCGATTCCTCCACCGGCACCATCAAGGTCAAGGTCGCGATCTCGAGCGACGCTCCCATTCCGCTGGGCGCTCCCGTCGTTGGACGATTCAACTACGTCTCCCAGGACGTTATCCAGCTTCCCTGGTCGGCAATGACCGCCAAGAACGGCAAGCCAGCCGTCTGGATCGCCGATCCCGCATCGTCAGCGGTCTCGGTGCGGGCGGTCGATGTCACCGGCTACGAGACCGGCAGCTTCATCGTCAAATCGGGCGTGTCGTCAGGAGAGGTCGTGGTGACTGAGGGGACAAAGTTCCTCAGGCCCGGTGAAATCGTTTCTTATGTCAAGGAAGCTTCCAAGTGA
- a CDS encoding efflux RND transporter periplasmic adaptor subunit, whose product MSIRPKIVALMMGTVLISSCTRQEDNKEEAPRPVLSMTVKQTPATSLSLTGTVEPTIETELGFRILGRMIARNVNVGDVVKKGDIVAAIDPVALELAVRSSQSDVENSDAQLRNAVTTEQRQRALVESRSGTEASLEEAEQARRSATAAVAKAQANLDKANEQLGYAQLRAEFDGVVTAASAEVGQVVSAGQTVVTIARPDKRDAVVDVPQGAAQKLKIGAPFEVTLQLDPAIRTSGIVREIAPEADTSTRTSRTKIALADPPEAFRLGAVISASATIAADPEIVLPSSAILAGTDGTSVWIVDVPGKKVSLRRVKIDGDVVEGGTVRIAEGLAPGDRVAVAGVHKLEDGQAIRIDQEISQ is encoded by the coding sequence GTGAGTATTCGTCCCAAGATAGTCGCACTGATGATGGGTACGGTCCTGATCTCCTCCTGCACGCGGCAAGAGGACAACAAGGAAGAAGCGCCCCGTCCCGTGCTGTCGATGACAGTCAAGCAGACGCCTGCCACCAGTCTCAGCCTGACCGGTACAGTCGAGCCGACGATCGAGACCGAGCTCGGCTTTAGGATTCTCGGGCGGATGATCGCCCGCAACGTCAATGTCGGAGATGTCGTCAAGAAGGGCGATATCGTCGCAGCCATCGATCCGGTGGCGCTGGAGCTTGCCGTGCGCAGCTCCCAGTCCGACGTGGAAAACAGCGACGCGCAGTTGAGGAACGCGGTGACCACCGAGCAGCGCCAGCGCGCGCTGGTGGAATCGCGCTCCGGCACCGAAGCCTCGCTCGAAGAGGCCGAGCAGGCGAGACGATCGGCCACGGCTGCGGTCGCCAAGGCGCAGGCCAATCTCGACAAGGCCAATGAGCAGCTCGGCTATGCGCAGCTTCGTGCGGAATTCGACGGTGTGGTGACGGCGGCCTCGGCCGAGGTCGGGCAGGTCGTATCGGCCGGCCAGACGGTCGTGACCATCGCGCGGCCGGACAAGCGTGACGCCGTGGTCGACGTGCCGCAGGGCGCCGCCCAGAAACTGAAGATCGGCGCGCCCTTCGAAGTGACGCTGCAGCTCGATCCTGCGATCCGCACGTCGGGGATCGTGCGCGAGATCGCGCCGGAGGCGGACACCTCCACGCGCACGAGCCGAACGAAGATCGCACTTGCCGATCCGCCGGAGGCCTTCAGGCTCGGCGCCGTTATATCAGCCTCGGCCACCATCGCCGCCGATCCTGAGATCGTGCTGCCGTCGTCGGCAATCCTTGCCGGCACCGACGGCACGAGCGTCTGGATCGTCGACGTACCCGGCAAGAAAGTATCGCTGCGCCGCGTGAAGATCGACGGCGACGTCGTCGAAGGCGGCACTGTCCGCATCGCAGAAGGGCTTGCCCCTGGAGATAGGGTGGCCGTGGCAGGCGTGCATAAACTTGAAGATGGCCAGGCCATCAGGATCGACCAGGAGATCAGCCAGTGA